A region from the Pontixanthobacter aestiaquae genome encodes:
- a CDS encoding glycosyl transferase family protein, which produces MLEYSAWEWLVLVQHELLLFAGVFFLIGAIDEMGIDFAWLWLRLTRQISTPRLSEHADLTPELNGIAAVFIPAWQESAVVGTTIAHALSVWSQSRLRIYVGCYRNDPQTMEAVTSVAGGDPRVRLVIHDEDGPSTKADCLNRLYDALCDDEARSGDNAQMVILHDAEDMVDPAALMIIDQAMDEAELVQLPVLPIAVARSRWISGHYQEEFAEAHGKAMVVRDALRAGMPLAGVGCAIARGMLEQLAETKPSGQPFASECLTEDYELGIGAAELGARARFIRIRHHDGRLVATRACFPAKLDQAVRQKTRWVHGIAFQGWDTLGWSARPVELWMRLRDRRGPLLALVLAAAYLLLVLSTIGWLLSELGYGTTLALSPALKIILLCNLGSFLWRAIWRFAFTAREYDWREGARAVLRIPVANIIAIMAGRRAFSAYLGTLAGQLPRWDKTEHSAHPAMMHQKSKPV; this is translated from the coding sequence TTGCTAGAATACAGCGCTTGGGAATGGCTGGTGCTGGTCCAACACGAACTGCTGCTGTTTGCAGGCGTGTTTTTCCTCATCGGTGCAATTGACGAAATGGGTATCGACTTTGCGTGGCTTTGGTTGCGGCTGACGCGTCAGATTTCCACGCCCCGTCTGTCTGAGCACGCTGACCTTACGCCCGAATTGAACGGGATCGCGGCGGTGTTTATTCCCGCTTGGCAAGAGTCGGCAGTGGTCGGAACAACAATCGCGCATGCTCTGTCGGTCTGGTCTCAATCTCGATTGCGGATCTATGTAGGCTGCTACCGCAACGATCCCCAAACGATGGAAGCTGTTACCAGCGTTGCCGGAGGCGATCCGCGGGTCAGACTGGTCATTCATGACGAAGACGGGCCGAGCACCAAGGCAGATTGCCTGAACCGGCTATACGATGCTTTATGCGATGATGAAGCGCGCAGCGGTGACAATGCGCAGATGGTTATCCTGCATGATGCTGAGGATATGGTCGATCCCGCAGCGTTGATGATCATAGATCAGGCAATGGACGAAGCGGAACTTGTGCAATTGCCGGTGCTCCCGATCGCGGTGGCGCGTTCGCGCTGGATATCCGGACATTATCAGGAAGAGTTTGCCGAGGCACATGGCAAAGCCATGGTGGTGCGCGATGCATTGCGGGCAGGTATGCCGCTTGCCGGTGTCGGGTGTGCCATTGCGCGCGGCATGCTGGAGCAATTGGCAGAGACCAAGCCCAGCGGCCAGCCTTTCGCATCTGAGTGTCTGACTGAGGACTACGAGCTGGGCATAGGCGCGGCAGAGCTAGGTGCGCGGGCGCGCTTCATCCGGATCCGTCATCATGATGGCCGCTTAGTGGCCACGCGCGCCTGTTTCCCGGCAAAACTCGATCAAGCGGTCCGTCAGAAGACACGCTGGGTCCACGGGATCGCTTTTCAAGGATGGGACACGCTGGGATGGTCAGCGCGTCCGGTAGAGCTGTGGATGCGGCTGCGTGATCGGCGGGGTCCGTTACTCGCTCTCGTTCTAGCGGCGGCCTATCTGTTGTTGGTCCTGTCAACGATTGGTTGGCTGCTAAGCGAACTCGGATATGGGACAACGCTTGCGCTATCTCCGGCACTGAAGATTATTTTGCTGTGTAATCTCGGCAGCTTCTTATGGCGCGCAATTTGGCGATTTGCCTTTACCGCCCGTGAATATGATTGGCGGGAGGGAGCAAGGGCAGTGCTGCGCATTCCGGTGGCCAATATCATAGCCATTATGGCCGGGCGCAGAGCCTTCTCTGCATATCTGGGAACATTGGCTGGCCAATTGCCGCGCTGGGACAAAACCGAGCATTCGGCGCATCCAGCGATGATGCATCAGAAAAGCAAACCTGTATGA
- a CDS encoding sulfite exporter TauE/SafE family protein, protein MDLYLPIANLSVNGLVIVGLGLLTGVLSGLFGVGGGFLTTPLLIFYGVPPTVAAASASTQVTGASVSGVLAHNKNKGVDYKLGGVTVVGGVFGAGIGALLFRFLESVGQIDVVINVLYVVMLGTIGSLMAKEAYQAIRPSAVKAVRKAPKRRHHPFVTALPLRWRFYRSGLYISPLAPLILGVFVGILTMLMGVGGGFIMVPAMLYILGMSAGVVVGTSLFNILFVTMATTMMHALTTQAVDIVLAAFLLIGSVTGAQMGTQIAQKVKPEWLRLVLAAIVLAVALRMFLGLTYDPPEIYSVTAL, encoded by the coding sequence ATGGACCTTTACCTTCCCATTGCGAACCTTTCGGTGAACGGGCTGGTAATTGTCGGCTTGGGACTGCTGACCGGCGTATTGTCTGGCCTGTTTGGCGTTGGTGGCGGGTTCCTCACCACGCCGCTGCTCATTTTCTACGGCGTGCCGCCTACAGTAGCCGCGGCATCGGCATCGACGCAGGTGACCGGGGCAAGCGTTTCCGGGGTTCTGGCGCATAACAAGAACAAGGGAGTCGATTACAAGCTGGGCGGCGTGACAGTCGTCGGTGGGGTGTTCGGGGCCGGGATTGGCGCTTTACTGTTTCGCTTTCTGGAATCGGTTGGCCAGATCGATGTGGTAATTAACGTTCTTTACGTTGTGATGCTGGGCACGATCGGCTCACTGATGGCAAAGGAGGCGTATCAGGCCATTCGCCCATCCGCAGTCAAAGCTGTGAGGAAGGCACCGAAGCGCAGGCACCATCCGTTTGTAACCGCTTTGCCTCTACGGTGGCGGTTCTATCGCTCGGGCCTCTATATCTCTCCGCTTGCGCCGCTGATCCTTGGTGTTTTTGTCGGTATTCTAACGATGCTCATGGGCGTTGGCGGCGGCTTCATCATGGTTCCGGCCATGCTGTACATACTCGGGATGAGCGCGGGCGTTGTGGTTGGTACTTCGCTGTTCAACATCCTGTTCGTCACTATGGCGACTACGATGATGCATGCGCTGACCACCCAGGCGGTTGATATCGTTCTGGCCGCATTTCTGCTGATCGGATCAGTCACAGGAGCACAGATGGGCACGCAGATTGCGCAAAAGGTCAAACCCGAATGGCTCCGCTTGGTATTGGCCGCCATCGTATTGGCGGTGGCGCTGAGGATGTTTCTCGGTCTGACTTACGATCCGCCAGAAATCTACTCGGTGACTGCGCTATGA
- a CDS encoding TIGR02186 family protein, which yields MRRILFIIMCLFALSAQRDPILVPEVSQHEVQVRQGFTGTELLLFGAILDPGGTRAGEDYHIVVVLKGPTQPIQLREKERIAGIWMNADSTAFRSAPSFFAVSSSSPIPDIVDERTAAIYELGLDFIQLSPSGTIEPEEQARFTAGLVDLRQRQGLYKEGSGGVTISEQVLYQARISLPSNVQIGTYTAETFAIANGRVIASAISEVEVKKVGFERLVEEFSQDWSFLYGLLAIAFSVFMGWMAGRLFALI from the coding sequence ATGAGGCGGATACTGTTCATCATCATGTGCCTCTTCGCTCTTTCGGCGCAGCGCGATCCTATTCTGGTGCCCGAAGTTTCGCAACACGAAGTACAGGTACGACAGGGTTTTACGGGAACCGAGCTGTTGCTGTTTGGAGCGATCCTCGATCCCGGTGGGACGAGGGCCGGGGAAGACTATCATATCGTTGTGGTCCTGAAAGGACCGACACAGCCGATCCAACTGCGGGAGAAAGAACGGATTGCGGGTATTTGGATGAATGCGGACAGCACCGCGTTCCGTTCTGCGCCGTCTTTTTTTGCCGTTTCGTCCTCATCGCCAATCCCGGATATCGTCGATGAGCGTACGGCGGCAATTTACGAGCTTGGTCTTGATTTCATCCAGCTATCACCCAGCGGGACTATCGAGCCGGAGGAACAGGCGCGCTTCACAGCCGGATTGGTCGATCTAAGGCAGCGGCAAGGTCTCTACAAGGAAGGTAGCGGAGGCGTGACGATCAGCGAGCAGGTGCTTTATCAGGCGCGTATTTCTCTCCCGTCGAATGTGCAGATTGGAACCTACACCGCAGAAACATTTGCCATTGCCAATGGCCGAGTCATCGCATCGGCAATTTCCGAAGTTGAAGTGAAGAAAGTGGGGTTCGAACGATTGGTGGAAGAGTTTTCGCAGGATTGGTCCTTTTTGTACGGGCTTCTCGCAATTGCATTCTCCGTTTTCATGGGTTGGATGGCAGGCCGCCTGTTTGCCCTGATCTAG
- a CDS encoding ATP-binding protein, with protein sequence MPAPQASQSAPSPAGAAPQKAPAEAPTDNASMPIGVVLEIAGSGSQIALDLERLNQCMADDDPSIALAGQVGSQIKIRVGNSWLLANVRNQKQDRRAGGGVLANIDFLGEGQEERLTGRIHAFRRGVTRYPVPGAMIYPATTADLKQIYASDGRANIQIGTVYPTKDIRAGLYIDAMLGKHFALLGSTGTGKSTSAALILHRICEAAPDGHIVMIDPHGEYSAAFKTNGQILDVTNLNMPYWLLNFEEHCEVLLTSNGNERQVDMDILARCLLRARSKNRLAENLGKITVDSPIPYLLSDLSNELQNEMGKLDKATSSAPFMRIKNKLEELKADPRYQFMFSGMLVGDTMAEFIGKVFRMPGEGKPISIIDVSGVPSDITSTVVAVLSRLVFDFAIWGRDEKTRPILLVCEEAHRYVPNEANADGSSVGSILSRIAKEGRKYGISLGLITQRPSDLAEGVLSQCGTIISMRLNNDRDQAFVKAAMPEGARGFLDSIPALRNRECIICGEGVAIPIRVSFDNLEEVKRPASEDPSFVELWTGSGGEEEAVYRTVQRWRAQGV encoded by the coding sequence ATGCCCGCTCCACAAGCGTCACAGAGCGCACCGTCTCCTGCGGGGGCAGCGCCGCAAAAGGCACCCGCCGAAGCGCCGACCGACAATGCCAGCATGCCCATCGGCGTTGTGCTCGAAATTGCTGGTTCCGGTTCGCAGATTGCGCTCGATCTCGAACGGCTCAACCAATGCATGGCCGATGACGACCCATCAATTGCGCTGGCCGGGCAAGTGGGAAGCCAAATTAAAATCCGCGTCGGCAATAGCTGGCTGTTGGCCAATGTCCGCAACCAAAAACAGGATCGCCGCGCCGGCGGCGGTGTGCTTGCCAACATCGACTTCCTCGGTGAAGGCCAGGAAGAAAGACTAACCGGCCGCATTCATGCGTTCCGCCGCGGTGTTACGCGCTATCCCGTGCCAGGTGCGATGATCTATCCTGCGACGACTGCCGACCTTAAACAGATTTATGCCAGCGATGGCCGCGCCAATATCCAGATCGGTACTGTGTATCCCACCAAAGACATCCGCGCCGGCCTGTATATCGACGCAATGCTGGGCAAGCACTTCGCGCTGCTCGGATCGACCGGTACCGGTAAATCGACCAGCGCGGCGCTGATCTTGCACCGCATTTGCGAGGCCGCGCCCGACGGCCATATTGTGATGATCGATCCGCACGGCGAGTATTCGGCAGCGTTCAAAACCAATGGTCAAATCCTCGATGTGACCAATCTCAACATGCCCTATTGGCTGCTCAATTTCGAAGAGCATTGCGAAGTCCTGCTGACATCGAATGGCAATGAACGCCAAGTCGATATGGACATTCTGGCGCGTTGCCTTCTCAGAGCCCGCTCCAAAAACCGTCTTGCTGAAAACCTCGGCAAGATTACCGTAGATTCGCCAATACCGTATCTGTTGTCGGACCTTTCCAACGAGCTCCAGAACGAAATGGGCAAGCTGGACAAGGCCACCTCCTCTGCGCCGTTTATGCGGATCAAGAACAAGCTCGAAGAATTGAAGGCTGATCCGCGATATCAGTTCATGTTCTCCGGAATGTTGGTCGGTGACACGATGGCCGAATTTATCGGCAAGGTGTTCCGGATGCCCGGTGAAGGTAAGCCGATCTCGATCATCGATGTCTCGGGCGTTCCTTCGGATATTACGTCGACCGTGGTTGCGGTTCTCAGCCGGCTTGTGTTCGACTTTGCGATTTGGGGCCGCGATGAAAAAACGCGCCCGATCCTGCTCGTGTGTGAGGAGGCGCACCGCTACGTTCCCAACGAGGCCAATGCTGATGGTTCGTCGGTCGGTTCGATCCTCAGCCGGATTGCGAAAGAGGGGCGCAAGTATGGAATTTCCCTCGGCCTGATTACCCAGCGCCCTTCCGATTTGGCAGAGGGCGTTTTGTCGCAATGCGGTACGATTATCTCTATGCGTCTCAACAACGACCGTGACCAAGCCTTTGTGAAGGCGGCAATGCCCGAAGGTGCGCGCGGCTTCCTCGATTCCATTCCAGCGCTCCGCAACCGCGAGTGCATCATTTGCGGAGAGGGTGTCGCGATTCCGATCCGGGTGAGCTTCGACAATCTCGAGGAAGTCAAACGGCCGGCATCGGAAGATCCCAGCTTTGTCGAATTGTGGACCGGCAGCGGCGGCGAGGAAGAGGCGGTGTACCGCACCGTTCAACGCTGGCGTGCACAAGGCGTCTAA
- a CDS encoding GDSL-type esterase/lipase family protein — MRRALMLGGVAYIIALHIIAVLAFFAPHLLPYQGWRLDLPPSEPTAYVTQRHRHIVWQDKHSGTGAVALLGASHFEAMDPSLLGRPVLKYAAGGDTIRNTAERVLDYPNLANASVIIVWVGFNDTVHREPEEIVADFPKLLERLPANVPIITLAQAPTTRADKQADIAALNAGYRPLCEADLRCQFLDIVPLLAAPDGSLAPHYDRGDGVHLNRAGYVALAEAIKPLLPDQES; from the coding sequence ATGCGCAGGGCGCTCATGCTTGGCGGCGTAGCGTATATCATCGCGCTGCACATCATCGCGGTACTGGCATTTTTTGCGCCGCATCTGCTGCCCTATCAGGGCTGGCGGCTGGACCTGCCGCCAAGCGAGCCAACTGCCTATGTCACGCAGCGCCACCGGCATATTGTGTGGCAGGACAAGCACTCCGGCACAGGCGCCGTGGCTTTGCTGGGCGCCAGTCACTTTGAAGCCATGGACCCGTCTTTACTGGGCCGTCCAGTGCTGAAATATGCAGCGGGTGGCGACACCATTCGCAACACCGCCGAACGCGTGCTCGATTATCCCAATCTCGCCAATGCATCGGTGATTATCGTGTGGGTCGGGTTCAACGATACGGTGCACCGGGAACCGGAGGAAATTGTCGCCGATTTCCCGAAGCTGCTTGAACGATTGCCCGCCAATGTTCCGATCATCACGCTTGCGCAGGCACCTACGACCCGCGCGGATAAACAAGCCGATATTGCCGCGCTAAACGCTGGCTACCGCCCGCTATGCGAAGCGGATCTGCGCTGCCAGTTTCTGGATATTGTCCCGCTGCTCGCGGCTCCAGATGGCAGCTTGGCACCGCATTATGATCGCGGAGACGGCGTCCATCTTAATCGGGCGGGATATGTGGCGCTGGCTGAAGCGATCAAGCCGCTGCTGCCCGATCAGGAGAGTTAG
- a CDS encoding 7-carboxy-7-deazaguanine synthase QueE — MPLVLATQAPGEPEIFASVQGEGPSAGSPCTFIRLSRCNLACIWCDTAYTWHFDGDDRTHRDGETFDRKANQITLDVAEVAERINALGQNRLIITGGEPLMQAGPLAELLELLPDMTVEVETNGTTTAPPRLDIRIDQYNVSPKLAHSGNAAELALIPERLRSYSLDERAFFKFVVASESDVAEVAELVRAHALPKKRVFLMPEGTDSETLRAREKWLTRSCLEHGFRMSDRLHIHLFGDTRGT; from the coding sequence ATGCCGTTAGTTCTTGCCACCCAAGCGCCCGGTGAGCCGGAGATTTTCGCCTCGGTGCAAGGGGAAGGGCCGAGCGCAGGTTCGCCCTGCACCTTTATACGCCTATCGCGCTGCAACCTTGCCTGCATCTGGTGTGACACAGCCTATACTTGGCATTTCGATGGAGATGACCGCACACACCGCGATGGCGAGACATTTGACCGCAAAGCGAACCAGATCACGCTGGATGTGGCTGAAGTTGCGGAACGGATCAATGCGCTGGGCCAGAACCGCCTGATCATCACTGGCGGCGAACCATTGATGCAGGCCGGACCGCTGGCGGAACTGCTCGAACTGCTGCCCGATATGACCGTGGAGGTGGAAACCAACGGCACGACTACTGCCCCGCCACGGCTCGATATCCGGATCGACCAATATAATGTCAGCCCGAAACTGGCGCATAGCGGCAATGCTGCTGAGCTTGCGCTGATACCCGAACGCCTGCGCAGTTATTCGCTCGACGAGCGGGCTTTTTTCAAATTCGTCGTGGCCAGCGAGAGTGATGTGGCCGAGGTCGCAGAACTGGTGCGCGCGCATGCGCTGCCGAAGAAGCGCGTGTTCCTGATGCCCGAAGGCACCGACAGCGAGACGTTGCGCGCACGCGAGAAGTGGCTCACACGCAGCTGCCTCGAACACGGTTTCAGGATGTCAGACCGTCTGCATATCCACCTGTTCGGCGACACGCGGGGGACCTGA
- a CDS encoding M90 family metallopeptidase, which translates to MSLWPILVATMLIAAFLLYRYFARLRNRKALLAKPLSPEQRAVVERLVPLVRRLPQPLRIALEGKINLFLDQITFRGQNGLEVSDDMRLSIAAQACLLIVNSPVWYDTLRNILIYPSAFLTHRGTPDGHFIHENNHATLGESWARGPVILSWDHALHGGLDAEDGHNVVIHEFAHQLDGLSGHTDGVPILRKGQAYAGWESAMLDAYHDHVERLERGEHTLIDPYGATNHEEFFAESIVTFFERPQALRREEPALYAQLAELLALNPAEWA; encoded by the coding sequence ATGTCGCTTTGGCCCATTCTTGTTGCCACTATGCTCATTGCAGCGTTTTTGCTGTACCGCTACTTTGCGCGCCTGCGGAATCGTAAAGCGCTTTTGGCGAAACCGCTTTCGCCTGAGCAGCGTGCAGTCGTCGAGAGGTTAGTGCCGCTGGTACGCAGACTGCCCCAGCCCTTGCGGATCGCGCTGGAGGGGAAGATCAACCTGTTCCTCGACCAGATCACGTTCAGGGGCCAGAATGGTCTTGAGGTTAGCGATGACATGCGGCTCTCCATTGCAGCGCAGGCCTGCCTCCTGATCGTCAACAGCCCCGTTTGGTACGATACGCTCAGGAATATACTGATTTACCCTTCGGCCTTCCTGACGCATCGCGGTACGCCTGACGGGCATTTCATTCACGAGAACAATCACGCGACTCTTGGCGAAAGCTGGGCGCGCGGGCCTGTCATCCTGTCGTGGGACCACGCCCTTCACGGCGGGCTCGACGCGGAGGACGGGCATAATGTGGTGATCCACGAATTTGCGCACCAGCTCGATGGTCTTTCGGGTCACACCGATGGCGTTCCCATATTGCGCAAAGGGCAGGCCTATGCGGGCTGGGAGAGCGCCATGCTGGATGCCTATCACGATCATGTGGAACGGCTGGAGCGCGGGGAACACACCCTGATCGACCCCTATGGCGCGACCAACCACGAAGAATTCTTCGCTGAATCGATTGTCACTTTCTTCGAACGACCGCAGGCGCTCCGGCGTGAAGAACCCGCTCTCTATGCCCAACTGGCCGAGCTGCTAGCGCTCAATCCTGCGGAATGGGCTTGA
- a CDS encoding valine--tRNA ligase gives MTTELSKTFDPASIEARWYQHWEKNGLFRPERPDAQPFTIVNPPPNVTGSLHIGHALDNTLQDIVIRYERLRGKDALWVVGTDHAGIATQMVVERQLEERQDKRTNYSREDFVKKVWEWKEESGGTITTQLRRLGCSMDWSREQFTMDPHFSDAVLKVFVDLYNKGLIYRDKRLVNWDPKLKTAISDLEVETQDLKGQFWHFKYPLADGVTLDDGRGYIEVATTRPETMLADMAVAVHPSDERYASVVGKEVVLPITGRRVPIVADEHADPELGSGAVKITPGHDFNDFEVGKRAGFAAGDMLNMLDGEANVCQTADGLVPDEYLGLHRFKRDGIDGARELVVQRLKEQGFLIPHITKTKKGEEVELDSEPRTIATPFGDRGGVVIEPWLTDQWYVDAEKLAQAPMKAVRDGDIEIIPQSWEKTFFHWMENIQPWCISRQLWWGHRIPVWYGPKVTSELSSFTVVQAAIGKSNDDAWFEFVYGNEADAIEAAKAKYKEMTGLDCRIRIVDQDDPDWSFDGARSRQLDDETWEFDLYRETDVLDTWFSSGLWPFATLGWPDESAPLYQKHYPNDLLISGFDILFFWDARMAMQGMHLTDQAPWKRLYLHGLVRAADGSKMSKSKGNVVDPLGLIDQYGADALRFFMAAMESQGRDIKMDDERVKGYRNFATKLWNATRFCQTNGITASTTLEAPTATSAVNTWIIGEVAETLAKLDAAMADLRFDAAANIIYHFTWDTFCDWYIELIKGNFDEETKAVAGWVLDQILVMLHPFMPFVTEELWNAQGDRANYPLITAKWPEFDANKDHDASSQINWLIELASKIRGAKNELGIAPGAKLEAYCSQPSSSLELARANNATAIERIARLSINKSSPPPGSAMQLIVQRDTLVIPLEGLIDIDAEKARLTKALAASAKEVKSLEGRLDNANFVERAKPEAVEKAKADHAHHSAEVERLTAALARLG, from the coding sequence ATGACAACCGAACTTTCAAAGACATTCGATCCCGCGTCCATCGAAGCGCGCTGGTACCAGCATTGGGAAAAGAACGGCCTGTTCCGGCCGGAACGCCCCGATGCGCAGCCCTTCACAATCGTGAACCCTCCGCCGAATGTGACGGGCAGCCTGCATATTGGCCATGCGCTCGACAATACGCTGCAGGATATCGTGATCCGTTACGAACGGCTGCGCGGTAAAGATGCGCTGTGGGTCGTCGGTACCGATCACGCAGGCATCGCCACGCAAATGGTGGTTGAGCGCCAGCTTGAGGAACGGCAGGACAAGCGCACCAACTATTCGCGCGAAGACTTCGTCAAAAAGGTCTGGGAGTGGAAAGAGGAAAGCGGCGGGACCATCACAACTCAGCTGCGCCGCCTCGGCTGCTCGATGGATTGGAGCCGCGAGCAGTTCACTATGGACCCGCATTTCAGCGATGCGGTGCTCAAAGTGTTCGTGGATCTGTACAATAAGGGCCTGATTTACCGCGATAAGCGACTGGTCAATTGGGACCCAAAGCTGAAAACTGCGATTTCCGATCTTGAGGTCGAGACGCAGGATTTGAAAGGCCAGTTCTGGCACTTCAAATATCCGCTCGCCGATGGTGTAACACTGGATGATGGCCGCGGCTATATCGAGGTTGCGACCACGCGGCCTGAAACGATGCTCGCCGATATGGCGGTTGCGGTTCACCCGTCTGACGAGCGCTATGCCTCGGTCGTCGGCAAGGAAGTGGTCCTGCCGATTACCGGTCGCCGCGTACCGATTGTTGCCGATGAACACGCCGATCCGGAACTGGGCAGCGGCGCGGTGAAAATTACGCCGGGGCACGATTTCAACGATTTCGAAGTCGGCAAGCGCGCGGGCTTTGCTGCGGGCGATATGCTCAACATGCTCGATGGTGAAGCAAATGTTTGTCAGACGGCGGACGGTCTGGTGCCCGACGAATATCTCGGCCTGCACCGTTTCAAACGCGACGGCATAGACGGCGCGCGCGAATTGGTTGTGCAGCGCCTGAAGGAACAGGGCTTCCTGATCCCGCATATCACCAAGACAAAAAAGGGTGAGGAGGTCGAACTCGATTCCGAACCGCGCACTATCGCAACGCCCTTCGGTGATCGCGGCGGTGTGGTGATCGAGCCGTGGCTGACCGACCAATGGTATGTCGACGCCGAGAAACTCGCGCAGGCCCCGATGAAAGCCGTCCGCGATGGTGATATCGAGATCATCCCGCAAAGCTGGGAAAAAACCTTCTTCCACTGGATGGAGAATATCCAACCGTGGTGCATCAGCCGCCAATTGTGGTGGGGACACCGGATTCCGGTCTGGTACGGCCCCAAAGTGACCAGCGAGTTGTCGAGCTTTACGGTGGTGCAGGCAGCAATCGGGAAGTCCAACGACGATGCTTGGTTTGAGTTTGTTTACGGGAACGAGGCCGATGCGATTGAAGCTGCGAAAGCCAAGTATAAGGAAATGACCGGCCTCGACTGTCGCATTCGTATTGTTGATCAGGATGATCCTGATTGGAGCTTCGACGGTGCCCGCTCTCGGCAGCTAGATGATGAAACTTGGGAGTTTGACCTTTATCGTGAAACCGACGTCCTCGACACATGGTTCTCCTCCGGCCTGTGGCCTTTTGCCACGCTCGGCTGGCCCGATGAAAGCGCGCCGCTCTATCAAAAGCACTACCCCAATGATCTGCTGATCAGCGGCTTTGATATCCTGTTCTTCTGGGATGCGCGGATGGCGATGCAGGGGATGCATCTGACCGATCAGGCACCGTGGAAGCGGCTGTATCTCCACGGCCTCGTCCGCGCGGCGGATGGCTCTAAAATGTCCAAATCGAAGGGCAATGTCGTCGATCCGCTCGGCCTGATTGATCAATATGGCGCGGATGCCCTCCGCTTCTTTATGGCGGCAATGGAAAGCCAGGGCCGCGACATCAAAATGGATGACGAGCGGGTCAAAGGATACCGCAATTTCGCAACCAAACTGTGGAACGCGACGCGCTTTTGCCAAACCAACGGCATCACCGCATCGACCACGCTGGAAGCACCCACCGCGACCAGCGCGGTCAACACATGGATTATCGGTGAAGTCGCCGAAACGCTGGCCAAACTCGACGCAGCGATGGCCGATCTGCGCTTCGATGCCGCCGCCAACATCATCTACCACTTCACCTGGGACACATTCTGCGACTGGTATATCGAGCTGATCAAAGGGAACTTTGACGAGGAAACCAAGGCCGTTGCAGGCTGGGTGCTCGACCAGATTCTGGTGATGCTCCACCCGTTCATGCCCTTCGTCACCGAAGAGCTGTGGAACGCGCAGGGAGACCGGGCAAACTATCCGCTGATTACCGCAAAATGGCCCGAGTTTGATGCTAACAAAGACCACGACGCCAGTTCTCAAATCAACTGGCTCATCGAACTTGCGTCCAAAATCCGTGGCGCAAAGAACGAACTAGGTATCGCTCCCGGCGCGAAACTTGAGGCCTATTGCAGCCAACCAAGCTCCTCTCTTGAGCTTGCCCGGGCAAACAACGCTACCGCCATCGAGAGGATTGCACGCCTTTCGATAAACAAATCATCTCCGCCGCCAGGGTCGGCTATGCAGCTGATCGTTCAACGAGACACTCTCGTGATCCCGCTCGAAGGTCTGATCGATATCGACGCCGAGAAAGCCCGCCTGACCAAAGCGCTGGCAGCCTCCGCCAAAGAAGTGAAATCGCTCGAAGGCCGCCTCGACAACGCCAATTTCGTTGAGCGCGCCAAACCCGAAGCGGTCGAGAAAGCCAAAGCCGACCACGCGCATCACAGCGCCGAAGTCGAGCGGCTGACCGCAGCGCTGGCACGGTTGGGTTAG